The DNA region ctatatagatGACCAAATTGTCTGCAAGAAATTCATCAACCATCTTACTTCGGAGTCTTGTCTTAACAATTTTCATTGCTGAAAAAGCTCTTTCTGTTGTTGCTGTAGACACTGGTAGAGTCAAAACAAGACGTATTAATCTATCAACCATGtgataagttcttgattttcctaTTTCTTGCAACTTGTTGCACAATTCAGAAAGTGTACCAATGCCTTTCAAATGATTTGGTATATCATGCTGATAATGTTGCAACtgagatttcaaaatatttagctCATTAGAAGGAAAGTCAATGGGATAAAACTTCTCTGCTAATTTGCTAATTTCTTCAATATTAAATGATTTGAAATTGTCCTTAGGATCCAAGGCACAACTCAAAGTCAAAAGCTCTATTGTTTGCTCATTAAATCAATTCTTTCTTTAAAGTTGTTGCACAAGTATCAGTGACATGCACAAGATCAAAGAATCTCTCTTTAACAAAACCATCTAGAGCAACAAATCTCAAAACAATGGCCATTTGCTCCTTTTTAGATTCATCTCTAGCTTCATcaacaataatacaaaatttgGCATCTCCAATCTCTTCTCTAATTGAATTTCTCACCTTAGTAGCAAGAATATGTAGAATTTCTTTTTGGACATCATTTGAAGTATACTTAGCATTTTTTGGAGCATTTTCCAGAACATTCTTTTTCACTCTTTCATTGTAAGATCCCAAAAATTTCAACATTTCCAAAAAGTTACCTCTATTGCTTGAACTTTGGCTTTCATCATGTCCTCTGTATGCACAACCTTGAAATGTCAACCATCTAATGCAATCTATAGATGCTCCTAGTCGAATTCGATTCTTTTCAATCTCTTCTGATGTTTGCTTATGAAGAAGTCTGTCGATATGTTGTGATTGTTTCATCAAATCATCACATGATTTCAGCGCCTTATGATGGAATGAGTTGGGACATTTGCCAATGTGATTCAAAAGAGCACATTCTTTTCCACTATtcactttcttccaattcctgaAACCATTCTCAATAAAAGCATTTGAACCCGTATTGATTGAAGGttccttagcaaaaagaaagcacggAAAACAATATATAGCATCATCTTCTATAGAATATTCTAACCAAGATGGGAACAATTTAAACCATGAAGCTTGAAAGCGACGATGACTTTTATCACCAGAAAATGGATAATTATCAAGAATTGGTTGATTTGGCCCAACTTTAATATAAGCCCGACGGATTTCATCTCTTTTATTTGGAGGAAATTTCCAAATCATTGGTCGCATTCCAGGATCTCTTTCTAAACGAAAAACATCCAGTTGATTTGGAAGAAGTCGTGGACGCTTTGAGCTATTCAATAGAGAACTTGAAGTAATGAAATTTGATGACCCCTCAAGTATTGGAGTAGTAATAGTAGaagcatcttcattctcttgatcttttcttttaaaaaatgtatcaatggtTTTGAACTTACTCATAATTCAAATGGCCAAATAAGTtcctataattaaaaatatatttagcaaAAAGTGTAAATTACAgtctaaatctttataaaatataaaaattatattttaatttaaaataaaatattaaaattcagaacaataatactaacatcctagtacaaataatataaaattgtaattaaataattaattaataaaaaaaactaaatatacatactaacatataataacataaacttaattaacaaataataataaattaactaattaagtaaataactaaatatataaaaaagaataaaaatagaacctTTTTTGAGAAAGAGGAGTGAAGAATCACTTGTTGAActactatcttttttttttaatctgcaaaaaataaaaaaataagagtcAAAGaggtaaaagataagaagattaaagagataaaaaagaagaagaataggaaaAGTTGTTACCTGAAATTTTGGAAAGTGAAGgagggaaagggaagagagagagactgGCGCTGGGAATTaggatttagaaaataaaaaaaggggatgACCGAATGGGAAGAAAACTGGTTATATACTGGAAAATTAAAAAAGGGGATGGAGAATGAGTTATTGGGCTATTTGTAGAAATTAAAATGGGCCAAGGGAGCtggaaaaattatgaaataaaaaggAAGGGGGGACTGGGAAATAAAGAAAATGGGgagtagaattttttttttttaaataaaactaaaattttgggGGGGCCATTGCCCCCCTTTTTTATATGTACCTGCGCCCCTGACTGTAATTAGtcattttttaattatagttTATATAAAAAAAGGTATATCAAAGAGGCGGAAATCGTGAACATTGAATTAAAGTGTAATTGTGTAggaaattactttaaaatatgaaattaatcAAATTGACTCCAATTAGATTAattgttttatattttgttattttcttagCACATATTTCTTGTAATTAGAGGTACCAATTCTAACATTATACTATTATCATATATGTAGTCCAACATCCAAAATTCTACAATCCTATGTTTGATTTTGagaacaaaattaaatagaatattattgAGAATAGAATATAGAAAACattgatataaaaattaatatttttatattttgtttgatgataaactaaatataaaataaaataaataataaaatatctaatttatttttatttttttcttgcacaaaattggattttttttcaaataaataaaataaatcttttatttaCGAATATTTGTAATTTGGTTTTTATCAATTTGCACTCTATTACTTATTTCATTTATAGTATAAATGAAACAATATTTTGTATATTTCATTAACACTGTATACGAGATAAGACATGAGATATCAAACGTGGTTATCTCATTTATAttgtaaataatatatatacagtgttattttgtttacactgtaaacgagataaacgaTAAGTTATgacgtttacactataaacaagaTACGATACGACAAATTTTTAGTAGCTATGAAAAGATCTGTAACTATTTGTATTCTCCACAAATATttcacttcttcttctcctccgattttttccaaaaattaagagaaaatatcTAGTGGATATGTGATTGTAAGTGTGTATcccaattgtcgtatgagaaaCAATGACACCGGAGTGGTATTTGAGTGTGATAATCCCATTCTGTTGCGCACTCGCAGAGTAACTTTTTTGTCTGATCTAAAAAGTCTAATATTGAGTAGCATTGGTGCTAGCGGAGAAAAGAAGTTGGAAGAGTTgggtataggttgctagcaccAATGGGAAATGAAATTTTTCAGTTTCTTCTATTTTGGCTCCATGGCGATGAACATGTATGCCTCATGTTTGACATTCATGGGAAAATCATCGCagaacaagtgatggagctttctgcggaggttggtgatgttggtggCGGTGGATTTGGCCACTCAAATTTTGTGCAGGATGATCCACCTCTTGCACCACCACTGCTACATTGTGCTAGTCCAGTGAAAGGCATGGACGTGGACAGTGAGGAGTCCGATGAGGAGTATGTTGCTGATAGCAACAATAGTGGTTCttctgaggatgatgatgaggatgtgTTTGTACCAAAGACTCCGGTCGATGTATCAGTTCGGTATCTTCTGTCTGCCTTCCAACCAATTCCAACCTTATCAATTGTACCCAGTCACTATCATACATTAGATCTTGACGCGATGTACGAGAAAACTCCATTTTCCAATATGGGTGGAGATGATTACAACATAGATGGTGGTGTGGAGTTTAGGGTTGGCCACAGATTCAAAAGAAGAGATGCAATAATGAAAGGTATAAAGAATTACAGCATTCGCAGAAGTGTTGAGTACCGAATTATAGAGTCAGATCGATTAAAGTATCATGTGCGTTGTCGGCAATTTACAGCAGGATGTCCTTGGAGTCTCCGTGTTGTCCTCCGACAGAACCTCGGATATTGGTGAGGTCAAGTTTAATTGTGGTGTATATTCTTATTTATCATGATTATTTTGGTTATAAATTCCTaccatgtatattttattttgttaggaAGGTGCGTGGGTTTGGAGGTGAGCATACCTGTTTAGCCCCCACCATGTCTCAGGACCATCAATAGTTGGACAACAACCACATTTGTAGTGTCATCCTATCCCTGATACAATCCAACCCATAAGTCAGTACCCCTGTTCTACAAGGTGCAGTTACTAAAATCTATAACTTCAAACCCTCGTACAAAAAGGTCTAGATGACGAAACAAAAGGCAGTTGCATAGATATATGGTAATTGGGAGGAGTCATATAATAAGGTGTCGAGGTTGCTCCAAGCATTGCAGAGTTGTTGTCACGGAATAATATGTGATTTCAGAGTCGTACCATACTATGATGGGCACTTGGTAGTTCGCGACTACAGCCAATTTGATAAGGTATTCTCGGCCTTTCCTTCTTATGTTGAGGatttcaagcattgcaagccctTTGTCTATGTTTATGGCACACATCTATATGACAAATATAGTAGTGTGTTGCTCATTACGGTGGCGCAAGATGGTAAcaataatattctttttatggTATTTGCGATTGTTGAGTTTGAGATTACAGATTCCTGATCGTTCTTTCATACCAACTTGAGACGACATATGACACCACAAGAAGGCCTATTGGTTATATCTGATAGATCATAGGCAATCAAGGCTGCATTGAGAGCCGAAGATAGTGGTTGGAACCCTCCTATGGCATTCCAGGATTATTGTATCAGGCATATAGCCGTGAACTTCATGTCTTATTTTAAATCTACCGAGGGTAAGAGATATCTCATAAATACTGCTTGTAGTCCAAGCAAGGCTGGGTACGAGTGGTACATGGATGCCTTGAGAGGTTTGTCGTGTTAGATGACAGACTGGGCCGGTAGATTCAACAAGGAAATATGACTACAACACTGTGACGGTGGTCGCAAGTTTTGGCACATGACAACGAACCTCTTAAAGTGCATGAATGCAGTACTTAAGGGTACACATTATTTACCGATTTCAGCCATCATGCGATGCACTTACGAGAGGCTGCAATAATTGTTTGTCAGAAAAGGTAAGGAGGCATAGACACAGCTGAGCATGGAAAATCGGTTTTCTCAATGGCTGATAGCTGTTGTTGAGAAAACAGGGAGAGAATATCGAAGATGCGTGTTATGCACTGCGACAGAACGGCCTTAGTGTTTGCAGTGG from Arachis hypogaea cultivar Tifrunner chromosome 10, arahy.Tifrunner.gnm2.J5K5, whole genome shotgun sequence includes:
- the LOC112717363 gene encoding uncharacterized protein translates to MSKFKTIDTFFKRKDQENEDASTITTPILEGSSNFITSSSLLNSSKRPRLLPNQLDVFRLERDPGMRPMIWKFPPNKRDEIRRAYIKVGPNQPILDNYPFSGDKSHRRFQASWFKLFPSWLEYSIEDDAIYCFPCFLFAKEPSINTGSNAFIENGFRNWKKVNSGKECALLNHIGKCPNSFHHKALKSCDDLMKQSQHIDRLLHKQTSEEIEKNRIRLGASIDCIRWLTFQGCAYRGHDESQSSSNRGNFLEMLKFLGSYNERVKKNVLENAPKNAKYTSNDVQKEILHILATKVRNSIREEIGDAKFCIIVDEARDESKKEQMAIVLRFVALDGFVKERFFDLVHVTDTCATTLKKELI